In the Daphnia magna isolate NIES unplaced genomic scaffold, ASM2063170v1.1 Dm_contigs165, whole genome shotgun sequence genome, one interval contains:
- the LOC116924317 gene encoding glycine-rich protein 1, which yields MTVLAVGVVSTIVTGGAAATVTAPALAGLANGAGLTSAAIAGATTATSAVAGSAGIGAAAGALAGAAAGGTGAAAATGAAIGSASAAVVSSTGAGTAALVAGGPVGWVLLGGEQDASSLNATFDCWKQVLRDESTELSRGKLLKEIFEDQRIKHVIVQGSKNNFNLPELSLMTILVSQIMAAVQSAFAGSGLMAGVTTGLAVGVCVQLAKKGAVTSLAGVSGVAGTSASAGAIFGSIVGGDVASALAGGTAGAFSSAIVAVLWSLF from the exons ATGACTGTTTTGGCAGTAGGAGTGGTTTCAACTATAGTGACTGGAGGAGCAGCTGCCACAGTGACTGCCCCAGCACTCGCTGGACTCGCAAACGGGGCAGGACTTACTTCAGCAGCAATAGCTGGAGCAACCACAGCTACCTCCGCTGTTGCTGGATCAGCTGGAATTGGAGCTGCTGCTGGTGCTCTTGCTGGAGCTGCTGCTGGTGGAACTGGGGCAGCAGCTGCTACGGGTGCTGCTATTGGATCCGCGTCAGCTGCTGTAGTATCCTCTACAGGTGCTGGAACCGCAGCACTTGTTGCAGGTGGTCCAGTCGGTTGGGTTCTCCTAGGAGGGGAACAAGACGCCAGCTCTCTTAATGCCACATTCGACTGCTGGAAACAGGTTTTACGAGACGAATCGACCGAGCTTTCACGTGGGAAACTCCTAAAAGAGATTTTCGAGGATCAGCGCATCAAACACGTCATCGTTCAAGGGagcaaaaacaatttcaacCTTCCTGAATTAAGTCTG ATGACTATCTTAGTGAGTCAAATAATGGCAGCCGTTCAAAGCGCATTTGCCGGAAGTGGTTTGATGGCGGGTGTAACTACGGGATTGGCAGTTGGTGTCTGCGTACAGCTGGCCAAGAAAGGTGCTGTGACGTCGCTGGCTGGTGTCTCCGGTGTAGCCGGTACCAGTGCGTCGGCTGGGGCGATCTTTGGCTCCATTGTCGGTGGTGACGTCGCCAGTGCATTGGCTGGTGGTACAGCTGGAGCGTTTTCTAGCGCCATCGTCGCTGTTCTCTGGTCGCTTTTCTAA